From a single Ciconia boyciana chromosome 6, ASM3463844v1, whole genome shotgun sequence genomic region:
- the LOC140653712 gene encoding acyl-CoA 6-desaturase-like: MGKGGEKGGEPGEPEAQVRFYTWEEIQKHNLRTDKWLVIERKVYNVTKWANRHPGGQRVISHCAGEDATDAFQAFHINPTLVQKFLKPLLIGELAPGEPSQDRDKNSQLVEDFRTLRKTAEDMNLFRANPLFFSLYLGHIIAMEVLAWLMVSYFGTGWITTLILACILTTSQAQAGWLQHDFGHLSVFKKSSWNHIVHKFVIGHLKGASANWWNHRHFQHHAKPNIFKKDPDVNMLHIFVLGDTQPVEYGKKKLKYLPYNHQHEYFFLIFPPLLIPVYFQIQIISTMIRRRFWADLAWAISYYMRYFITYIPFYGVLGSLSLLTFVRFLESHWFVWVTQMNHIPMEIDCEKHRDWLSSQVAATCNIEQSFFNDWFTGHLNFQIEHHLFPTMPRHNFWKVKPLVKSLCAKYGVQYEEKPLGKAFVDIVGSLKKSGDLWLDAYLHK, encoded by the exons ATGGGGAAGGGGGGTGAGAAGGGAGGGGAGCCGGGGGAGCCGGAGGCGCAGGTCCGCTTCTACACCTGGGAGGAGATCCAGAAGCACAACCTGAGGACGGACAAGTGGCTGGTGATAGAGCGAAAGGTGTATAATGTCACCAAGTGGGCAAACAGACACCCGGGGGGTCAACGAGTGATCAGCCACTGCGCCGGCGAAGATGCCACG GATGCATTCCAGGCCTTCCATATCAATCCTACCTTGGTGCAAAAGTTTCTCAAGCCATTACTTATTGGAGAGCTTGCTCCAGGGGAACCTAGCCAGGACCGAGATAAAAAC TCCCAGCTGGTGGAGGATTTCCGGACCCTGAGAAAGACAGCAGAGGACATGAACTTGTTCAGAGCAAATCCTTTGTTCTTCTCGCTTTACTTGGGCCATATTATTGCAATGGAAGTTTTGGCTTGGTTAATGGTTTCGTACTTCGGTACTGGCTGGATCACAACTCTCATCCTCGCCTGCATCCTTACAACTTCCCAG GCCCAGGCAGGGTGGCTGCAACATGATTTTGGACACCTCTCTGTCTTTAAGAAGTCTTCCTGGAACCACATCGTCCACAAGTTTGTCATTGGACACCTGAAG GGTGCCTCTGCAAACTGGTGGAACCATCGTCACTTCCAACACCATGCCAAGCCCAACATATTCAAGAAGGACCCAGATGTGAACATGCTGCATATTTTTGTCCTCGGAGATACACAGCCTGTTGAG TATGGCAAGAAGAAGCTGAAGTACCTGCCTTACAACCACCAGCATGAGTACTTCTTCCTCA TCTTCCCGCCTCTGCTCATCCCTGTGTATTTCCAAATCCAAATCATCTCGACCATGATCAGGCGCAGGTTCTGGGCG GACCTAGCCTGGGCCATCAGCTACTACATGCGCTACTTCATCACATACATCCCATTCTATGGCGTTCTGGGATCCCTGTCTCTCCTCACTTTTGTCAG GTTTCTGGAGAGCCACTGGTTTGTGTGGGTCACCCAGATGAATCACATTCCAATGGAAATAGATTGTGAGAAGCACAGAGACTGGCTTAGCTCTCAG GTGGCAGCCACTTGCAATATCGAGCAGTCCTTTTTCAATGACTGGTTCACCGGGCACCTGAATTTTCAAATCGAGCACCA CCTGTTTCCAACAATGCCACGGCACAACTTCTGGAAGGTGAAACCTTTGGTGAAGTCATTATGTGCCAAGTATGGAGTCCAATATGAAGAGAAGCCTCTTGGAAAAGCATTCGTAGACATCGTTGG gTCCCTAAAGAAATCTGGAGACCTATGGCTGGATGCTTACCTCCATAAGTGA